One window from the genome of Candidatus Hydrogenedentota bacterium encodes:
- a CDS encoding PASTA domain-containing protein, with product MENGTGTVSNTPHSRGLGRIFLDAISEGILNGIAFVFLFMGWCVRWLLATVFFLAVMAGTGYYVFNYLLSGGAYVKVPDVTLRPITEASLMLAQQGLEVGGQTQVADDHVPKYHVIVQRPAAGKVVRGGRKVYLTVSAGNESLTPPDLVGKTLTEAAEILRQTSFTLGAVARIAHSSPRDTVLAQDPAPTRLVASNTVIGLLVSEGRRAGNAWIMPDLFHKPVQEVLQILAPFGVKPVPNIVNQPDQPMDVVLDQQPAAGSLIQEGDRVVYSVRPSGTIALPDVQQKANISYVVPPAPFDREVRIDAIDRNGTRVTLYPLERQYVNGEPPRLAPGSSLVLPPVSYVDKMAVEIYVDGQLAESRFYENGAEPIVTPHAIQ from the coding sequence GTGGAAAACGGGACCGGGACAGTATCGAACACTCCCCACAGCCGGGGACTGGGACGGATTTTTCTTGATGCGATTTCGGAAGGCATCCTGAACGGCATCGCGTTTGTATTCCTGTTCATGGGATGGTGTGTGCGCTGGCTGCTGGCCACCGTTTTTTTCCTCGCCGTCATGGCTGGAACGGGATACTACGTATTCAACTATTTGTTGAGCGGCGGGGCCTATGTCAAAGTGCCCGATGTGACGCTGCGCCCAATCACAGAGGCATCGCTCATGCTTGCGCAACAGGGACTGGAGGTTGGCGGACAGACGCAAGTCGCCGACGATCACGTGCCCAAGTACCATGTCATCGTGCAACGTCCTGCGGCGGGCAAGGTGGTACGTGGCGGGCGCAAAGTCTACCTCACCGTCAGCGCGGGCAACGAATCACTCACTCCGCCCGACCTTGTGGGCAAGACCCTGACGGAGGCGGCGGAAATCCTGAGGCAAACCTCTTTTACCCTGGGCGCGGTGGCGCGCATTGCCCATTCGAGTCCGCGCGACACGGTTTTGGCACAAGATCCGGCCCCCACGCGCTTAGTGGCCAGCAATACGGTTATTGGACTGCTTGTCAGCGAAGGCCGCCGCGCCGGAAATGCATGGATCATGCCCGACCTTTTCCACAAGCCCGTCCAGGAAGTCCTGCAAATACTCGCCCCCTTTGGCGTGAAACCGGTCCCGAACATCGTCAATCAACCCGACCAACCGATGGATGTCGTCCTCGATCAGCAACCCGCCGCCGGCTCGCTGATTCAAGAAGGCGACCGGGTCGTGTACAGCGTGCGCCCGTCGGGCACCATTGCCCTGCCGGACGTTCAGCAGAAGGCCAACATATCCTACGTCGTGCCGCCGGCGCCTTTCGACCGCGAAGTGCGCATAGACGCCATTGACCGCAACGGCACGCGCGTTACGCTCTATCCGCTCGAAAGACAATACGTAAACGGCGAACCGCCCCGGCTGGCGCCGGGATCCTCGCTCGTCCTGCCGCCCGTGTCGTATGTGGACAAAATGGCTGTGGAAATTTACGTTGACGGCCAACTCGCCGAATCGCGATTCTACGAAAACGGCGCCGAACCCATCGTCACGCCGCACGCCATCCAATAA
- the rsmB gene encoding 16S rRNA (cytosine(967)-C(5))-methyltransferase RsmB, giving the protein MNLDLVRDTAVRVLVRVFEQGAYLDLAVDAALRRRTLTDRGRRFMTQLVYGTVRHLLLCDHVLNRLLREPAGDLPPPVRAILRMGVFQALFCKQVTFPAMVHTSVDLVRHHSHAGLARVANAVLRRVPQRIDDVQLPAPDKDFTGYLSIRHSMPRWLVEEWLDEFGPETAEALCVASNSEAHATIRTNTLATTPEHLVEALNRLGKSGGYLAKKTTVVPEEVTLSHGAPSVRSKLFQQGWFMVQDPASMLPAHLLEPKAGERVLDMCAAPGGKTTHLAQLAGNAALIVAMDRHANRLPRIAENVGRLHIKGVHLVCGDGLSLPLNAVFDRVLVDAPCTGIGTLRRHPDLKWRATPQGREELARLQTALLRNAVRVCKNQGHIVYSVCTTTRQETLDVVQAVLQTEKVIPEDGPEWFTPWKTGPGQYRTLPTAGDWDGFFLMRFRKAS; this is encoded by the coding sequence ATGAATCTCGATCTTGTTCGTGATACGGCCGTTCGCGTGCTGGTGCGCGTATTCGAACAGGGGGCTTATCTCGATTTGGCGGTGGATGCGGCCTTGCGGCGGCGTACGCTGACCGACCGCGGACGTCGTTTCATGACGCAACTCGTCTACGGAACCGTTCGCCACCTGCTGCTGTGCGATCACGTGCTGAATCGCCTGCTGCGCGAACCGGCCGGGGACCTGCCGCCACCAGTGCGCGCCATCCTGCGGATGGGCGTTTTCCAAGCGCTGTTCTGCAAACAGGTCACTTTTCCCGCGATGGTCCACACCAGCGTTGACCTTGTCAGGCATCACAGCCATGCCGGGTTGGCGCGCGTGGCCAATGCGGTCCTCCGCCGAGTTCCACAACGAATTGACGATGTCCAACTGCCCGCCCCCGATAAGGATTTCACCGGTTATTTGAGCATTCGTCATTCGATGCCGCGTTGGCTGGTCGAGGAATGGTTGGACGAATTCGGCCCTGAAACCGCGGAAGCCCTCTGTGTCGCAAGCAATTCGGAAGCACACGCCACCATTCGGACAAACACGCTTGCGACAACCCCGGAACACTTGGTGGAAGCCCTCAACCGGCTGGGCAAATCCGGCGGATACCTCGCGAAAAAAACAACCGTCGTTCCGGAGGAAGTGACGCTCTCGCACGGCGCGCCGTCCGTTCGCTCGAAACTTTTTCAACAGGGCTGGTTCATGGTTCAAGACCCCGCGTCCATGCTTCCCGCGCACCTCCTGGAACCCAAAGCGGGCGAACGGGTATTGGATATGTGCGCGGCGCCGGGCGGCAAAACGACGCATCTGGCGCAGTTGGCCGGCAATGCGGCGTTAATTGTGGCGATGGACCGCCACGCAAATCGCCTGCCGCGAATCGCGGAGAACGTCGGGCGATTGCACATCAAGGGTGTACACCTGGTGTGTGGCGACGGTCTTTCACTTCCACTGAACGCGGTTTTCGACCGGGTATTGGTGGATGCGCCCTGCACCGGAATTGGCACGTTGCGCCGGCACCCGGATTTAAAGTGGCGCGCAACGCCACAGGGACGCGAGGAACTGGCCCGCCTGCAAACCGCGCTGTTGCGGAATGCGGTGCGAGTCTGCAAGAATCAGGGACATATTGTCTATTCCGTCTGCACGACCACGCGCCAGGAAACGCTTGATGTCGTGCAGGCTGTGCTGCAAACAGAAAAGGTCATTCCGGAAGATGGTCCGGAATGGTTCACGCCGTGGAAAACGGGACCGGGACAGTATCGAACACTCCCCACAGCCGGGGACTGGGACGGATTTTTCTTGATGCGATTTCGGAAGGCATCCTGA
- the fmt gene encoding methionyl-tRNA formyltransferase, producing the protein MRIVFFGTPDLAVPTLQAVSASHDVSAVVCQPDRPQGRSDKPAPPPVKQWASAHGISVAQPSKLNDGSFEEWLRGQEPDACVLVAYGRILKQPLLDVPRHGFLNMHPSLLPRHRGPSPIQSAILCGNEKTGVTIMRLDAGMDTGDILLQECTPIDPDENAVELSDRLAEMGARMMVQALDLLASGKAVFTPQDHARATVTRMLEKADGQIQWAQPAAAIHNLVRAALPWPVAHCRFKGEICRIYRTHLESEECLPSPLPAPGTVIRVERDRAIVACGKGAIAILEIQMPGKKPMGMDAFMRGRPVNIGDCFEDLPT; encoded by the coding sequence ATGCGCATCGTTTTTTTCGGCACTCCGGATTTGGCTGTTCCGACCTTGCAGGCGGTATCGGCATCGCATGATGTCTCCGCGGTCGTGTGCCAGCCTGATCGTCCGCAGGGCCGCAGCGACAAACCGGCGCCGCCGCCCGTCAAACAATGGGCCTCCGCGCATGGAATCAGTGTCGCGCAACCGTCGAAATTGAACGACGGCTCCTTTGAGGAATGGTTGCGCGGACAAGAACCGGACGCATGCGTGCTGGTCGCGTATGGCCGCATACTCAAACAGCCGCTGCTCGATGTGCCGCGCCACGGTTTTCTCAACATGCACCCCAGCCTGTTGCCGCGTCATCGGGGACCGTCGCCCATCCAATCGGCCATTCTGTGCGGAAATGAGAAAACGGGCGTGACGATCATGCGGCTGGATGCCGGCATGGACACGGGCGATATTCTTCTTCAGGAATGCACGCCGATCGACCCGGATGAAAACGCCGTGGAACTGTCGGATCGTCTGGCCGAGATGGGCGCGCGAATGATGGTACAGGCATTGGATCTCCTGGCCTCCGGCAAGGCCGTGTTCACTCCCCAAGATCACGCACGCGCAACGGTTACCCGTATGCTGGAAAAAGCGGACGGCCAAATTCAATGGGCCCAGCCGGCAGCCGCCATTCACAACCTCGTGCGCGCCGCCTTGCCGTGGCCGGTCGCGCATTGCCGGTTCAAGGGCGAAATCTGTCGAATTTACCGGACGCATTTGGAAAGTGAGGAATGCCTGCCCTCTCCCCTACCGGCGCCGGGCACGGTTATTCGCGTCGAACGCGATCGCGCGATCGTCGCATGCGGAAAAGGCGCCATCGCTATTCTTGAAATTCAAATGCCCGGGAAAAAGCCGATGGGAATGGACGCATTCATGCGGGGGCGGCCCGTCAACATCGGCGATTGCTTCGAGGATCTCCCGACATGA
- a CDS encoding YbaB/EbfC family nucleoid-associated protein: protein MFKGLENLGNLQGMFKQVFEIKSRMEEIRASLADQRIEVSAVGGMVRVVMNGHFEIVSIKIEPETMANNDIEMLETLIRNTINEAVRKTQELVKAKLAEATGGIDIPGITS from the coding sequence GTGTTCAAAGGACTGGAAAATCTGGGCAATTTGCAGGGCATGTTCAAGCAGGTGTTCGAGATCAAGTCTCGGATGGAGGAAATCCGCGCCTCGCTGGCCGACCAACGGATTGAAGTTTCGGCGGTCGGGGGCATGGTGCGCGTCGTCATGAACGGTCATTTCGAGATTGTGTCTATCAAAATCGAGCCGGAAACCATGGCAAACAACGATATTGAAATGCTCGAAACATTGATTCGAAACACGATAAACGAAGCCGTGCGCAAGACGCAGGAACTCGTCAAAGCCAAGTTGGCCGAAGCCACGGGCGGCATTGACATACCGGGCATCACCTCGTAA
- a CDS encoding prepilin peptidase codes for MQNQIEVLNTFFLIVSFVLGCMIGSFLNVCVWRLPRNESVVKPRSKCPQCGTPIAWYDNIPIVSWLALGAKCRHCHTWISWQYPLVEALTGVLFACVYARFGLCMATPVYMAVCAGLVLVTFVDLADWTIPNEVTFPGIPLGLACSLVGMFYPESGFLTRDVFDSLFGILLGGGILYLLDKLTRLLLKKPGMGFGDVKLLAMLGAFLGWRSILVIIMLASLVGSAVGVTLVIIQKRKGIEEEAHYLPFGPYLAAAGLLFLFFGQSMIDFYLGMMHAPEPVSVFPS; via the coding sequence ATGCAGAATCAAATTGAGGTGCTGAATACTTTTTTTCTGATTGTTTCCTTCGTTTTGGGATGCATGATCGGCAGTTTTTTGAACGTTTGCGTGTGGAGGCTCCCGCGCAACGAATCCGTCGTCAAACCCCGATCGAAGTGCCCCCAATGCGGCACGCCCATCGCATGGTACGACAATATCCCCATCGTAAGCTGGCTGGCGCTCGGCGCGAAATGCCGGCATTGCCACACCTGGATCAGCTGGCAGTATCCGCTGGTCGAGGCCTTGACGGGCGTCTTGTTCGCCTGTGTCTATGCGCGGTTCGGTCTTTGCATGGCCACGCCGGTTTACATGGCCGTGTGCGCGGGCCTTGTGCTCGTTACCTTCGTGGATCTGGCCGATTGGACCATCCCGAACGAGGTGACCTTTCCCGGCATTCCACTCGGACTGGCCTGTTCGCTCGTGGGCATGTTTTATCCCGAATCGGGCTTTCTGACGCGCGATGTGTTCGATTCGCTGTTCGGCATTCTCCTAGGCGGCGGTATTCTGTACCTGCTGGACAAGTTGACGCGACTGTTGCTCAAAAAGCCAGGCATGGGCTTTGGCGATGTGAAACTCTTGGCCATGCTGGGGGCCTTTCTCGGCTGGCGGAGCATCCTCGTCATCATCATGCTGGCCTCGCTCGTTGGAAGCGCGGTCGGCGTTACGCTCGTCATCATCCAAAAAAGGAAAGGCATCGAGGAGGAAGCCCATTATTTGCCCTTCGGACCCTATCTGGCCGCCGCGGGTCTGCTCTTCCTGTTTTTCGGCCAGTCCATGATTGATTTCTATCTCGGCATGATGCACGCGCCCGAGCCGGTATCGGTGTTTCCATCGTGA
- a CDS encoding MBL fold metallo-hydrolase, which translates to MIAVPSHPDIVRISLPTPFPVGPVNVFLVKQDPPVLIDAGANTDEAYERLEQRLADQGLSVRDIGVVLLTHGHIDHIGMVNRIVHVSGATSGAHPDVVAHLRAYEDDAKESLAFFVGIMRRCGVPSDTIERICELRASYKTLVERIDITRELRDGDEAAGLRALHVPGHSPSDILFYDPVRRLAFTGDHVLKGVSPSPLIRRPRPGEAKVRTLAEYRQSLQRTRALDMDVCYPGHGSPFGNHREIIDSLLRRQERFTQQVYALLGAGPFTPHQLMGMLFPRVAMDTLHFGLSSVLGHLEILEECGMVASEERDGILYFSRRPTEIGVKTCAGLEDEEGVRSGPIAR; encoded by the coding sequence GTGATCGCTGTCCCGTCGCATCCGGATATTGTCCGAATTTCCTTGCCGACCCCGTTCCCGGTGGGTCCGGTAAACGTTTTTCTCGTGAAACAGGACCCGCCGGTCCTGATTGATGCCGGAGCGAATACCGACGAGGCCTATGAACGCCTCGAACAGCGCCTGGCCGATCAGGGTCTCTCCGTGCGGGATATCGGCGTGGTTTTGCTGACGCACGGGCACATCGATCATATCGGCATGGTAAACCGGATTGTGCATGTATCGGGCGCGACATCCGGCGCCCATCCCGACGTTGTCGCGCACCTTCGCGCGTACGAGGACGACGCCAAGGAGTCGCTGGCGTTTTTTGTGGGCATCATGCGGCGTTGCGGCGTACCGTCGGACACCATCGAACGCATCTGCGAACTTCGCGCATCTTATAAAACACTCGTGGAACGCATAGACATCACCCGCGAACTTCGCGACGGCGATGAGGCAGCGGGATTGCGGGCGCTTCATGTGCCGGGCCATTCGCCGTCCGATATCCTTTTTTACGATCCCGTCCGCCGTTTGGCCTTTACGGGCGATCATGTGTTGAAGGGCGTCAGTCCGAGTCCCTTGATACGGCGGCCCCGGCCCGGTGAGGCGAAAGTCCGCACCTTGGCCGAATACCGTCAATCGTTGCAGCGCACCCGCGCGCTCGATATGGATGTGTGTTACCCCGGCCACGGCAGCCCCTTTGGAAATCACCGTGAAATCATAGACTCCCTGCTGCGCCGCCAGGAACGCTTTACGCAGCAAGTGTATGCGTTGTTGGGAGCGGGGCCTTTCACGCCGCATCAGTTGATGGGCATGCTTTTCCCGCGTGTCGCGATGGATACCCTTCATTTTGGCCTATCGAGCGTCCTCGGTCACCTCGAAATCCTGGAAGAATGCGGCATGGTCGCCTCGGAGGAACGCGACGGGATACTCTATTTTTCCCGGCGGCCAACGGAAATCGGGGTGAAAACCTGTGCCGGGTTGGAAGACGAAGAAGGCGTCCGGTCGGGTCCGATAGCCCGTTAG
- a CDS encoding GNAT family N-acetyltransferase, translated as MLFAKPNAELLCKGVETDEELRLANDLMAKVHMADYFAALNWLETCGAGYPGFRREHTRIALWRGELAGALRMNTETIRLGEARLKTGGMGWVTTEPRHRKKGIGRALIIDTLDYMRNHGYHLSLLFGIPNFYHRFGFATALSDYAIIVELEETASLSASAHKVRLAKPGDIPTIQRIHNANDNGVACSLIRNSAHLTNKWAHCGKSIRVLANGQGKVVAYFMARKDGTALVVDEVGVAENASCESVLAACAHMAADEAAGRIRFLVPPPHPFAHFLLQYKSIHEMRVTHDEGGMLAFVNLSETLESMTPEWERLIADSSLRDARAELTLLAGGEAYRIRSNRGAIDVAAASGRNRVSLTPVELMFLVTGCRHVEDVLAARRRILSEETRRFLAALFPRRAPYVWTFDRF; from the coding sequence ATGCTGTTTGCAAAACCAAACGCGGAATTGTTGTGCAAAGGCGTCGAGACGGACGAGGAATTGCGCCTCGCCAACGATCTGATGGCCAAGGTGCACATGGCCGATTATTTCGCCGCGCTGAATTGGCTGGAAACCTGCGGGGCGGGCTATCCCGGATTCCGCCGGGAACACACCCGCATCGCCTTGTGGCGAGGCGAACTGGCCGGCGCCTTGCGCATGAACACCGAGACGATTCGTCTGGGCGAGGCGCGCCTCAAGACGGGCGGCATGGGATGGGTCACGACGGAACCGCGGCACCGTAAAAAGGGGATCGGCCGGGCGCTAATCATCGACACGCTCGACTACATGCGCAATCACGGCTACCACCTCTCCCTTCTTTTTGGCATTCCCAATTTCTATCATCGCTTCGGTTTCGCCACGGCGTTGTCGGATTATGCCATCATCGTCGAATTGGAGGAGACGGCGTCCTTGTCGGCATCCGCCCATAAAGTCCGGCTTGCCAAGCCTGGCGATATCCCCACGATTCAGCGCATTCACAATGCAAACGACAACGGGGTGGCGTGCAGCCTGATTCGCAACAGCGCCCATCTCACCAACAAATGGGCCCACTGCGGCAAGTCCATCCGCGTGCTCGCCAACGGACAAGGCAAGGTCGTCGCGTATTTCATGGCGCGCAAAGACGGGACGGCTCTCGTGGTTGACGAAGTCGGCGTTGCTGAAAATGCCTCCTGCGAGTCCGTGCTGGCCGCCTGCGCGCACATGGCCGCCGACGAGGCCGCCGGGCGAATCCGCTTTCTCGTGCCGCCGCCGCATCCGTTTGCGCATTTTCTGCTCCAATACAAATCCATTCACGAAATGCGCGTCACCCACGATGAGGGCGGCATGCTGGCCTTCGTCAATCTGTCCGAAACCCTTGAAAGCATGACCCCGGAATGGGAACGGCTCATCGCAGACAGTTCGTTGCGGGACGCGCGCGCGGAATTGACGCTGCTGGCCGGCGGGGAAGCGTACCGCATCCGTTCGAACCGCGGCGCAATTGACGTCGCGGCGGCTTCCGGCCGAAACCGCGTCAGCCTCACCCCGGTGGAATTGATGTTTCTTGTCACGGGGTGCAGGCATGTCGAGGACGTGCTGGCGGCGCGCCGCCGAATTCTATCCGAGGAAACCAGGCGATTTCTCGCCGCGCTGTTTCCCCGCCGCGCACCGTATGTCTGGACCTTCGACCGCTTCTAA
- a CDS encoding CoA transferase → MNAALSLIRIVTTAINVPGPVAAARLAEMGAHIVKVEPPNGDPLAAYDADWYKTLATGQEIITLDLKSETGTTRFHELLETADLLLTAQRLPALQRLGLDWPRLHRRFPKLCHVAIVGHAPPDEDLPGHDLTYCAAVGLVSPPALPPTLIADLAGAERTVSEALRLLLIRERTGLAGCAHVALADAAAFYAEPLRRGITRPESVLGGGVPDYGCYATREGCLAVATLETHFAQTLRRELGLEFADREALQAVLLTRTADEWEAWAREKGLPICKIQSYE, encoded by the coding sequence ATGAACGCCGCGCTTTCACTGATTCGGATTGTGACGACAGCGATAAATGTCCCCGGGCCGGTCGCGGCGGCCCGCTTGGCGGAGATGGGAGCACACATCGTCAAAGTGGAACCGCCCAACGGTGACCCGCTGGCCGCTTACGACGCTGACTGGTACAAGACACTTGCAACGGGCCAGGAAATCATAACGCTCGACTTGAAAAGCGAAACAGGGACAACGCGTTTTCATGAGTTACTGGAAACCGCCGATCTGCTGCTGACGGCGCAGCGTCTCCCGGCACTGCAAAGATTGGGGCTGGATTGGCCGCGACTGCACCGCCGTTTCCCGAAACTTTGCCATGTGGCCATCGTTGGACACGCCCCCCCGGATGAAGACCTGCCGGGACACGACCTGACCTATTGCGCCGCCGTCGGTCTGGTTTCGCCCCCCGCATTACCCCCCACGCTCATCGCGGATCTCGCGGGTGCCGAAAGGACCGTCAGCGAAGCGCTGCGTTTGTTGCTGATACGGGAACGCACAGGCCTTGCGGGTTGCGCCCACGTGGCGCTTGCGGATGCGGCGGCGTTTTATGCGGAGCCGCTTCGGCGCGGCATTACCCGGCCGGAAAGCGTATTGGGAGGCGGAGTGCCCGATTACGGGTGTTACGCCACGCGCGAGGGTTGTCTGGCCGTCGCGACGCTCGAAACCCATTTCGCGCAGACCCTCCGCCGGGAACTCGGCCTCGAATTCGCCGACCGCGAAGCGCTTCAGGCGGTATTACTGACGAGAACCGCCGACGAATGGGAAGCATGGGCACGGGAAAAAGGGCTTCCCATTTGTAAAATTCAGAGTTACGAATAA
- a CDS encoding sulfatase, with product MARGCSRRKALGYMGALGLGSILGGWNPVAEAKTRKKKPNIVFIMSDDHAAHAIGCYGSRINRTPNIDRIADEGVRFENCFCTNSICGPSRACILTGKYSHVNGFKTNSDKFDGSQPTFPKLLRNEGYKTAMIGKWHLVTDPTGFDYWNILPGQGNYHDPIMIEMGRKHKKQGYVTDLITDLAIDFVRKRDREAPFCLMCHHKAPHRNWLPDAKHARMYEDEDIREPDTFKDDYANRSRAAAEATMRVNRDLTPEDLKMDPPPELSGEALDHWKYERYIKDYLRVVASVDDNVGRLLDTLDQEGLAENTLVVYTSDQGFFLGDHGWYDKRFMYEESLRMPFLARLPGVIKPGSINRDMVLNVDFAPTFLDLANVRVPGDMQGRSFFPIMKGCTPKDWRDAMYYQYYEFPRPHNACPHYGVRTSRYKLIHYFLPGHMDEWELFDLEKDPREIHSVYTDPAYADIVTQLKGRLAAFRKELQVPEEST from the coding sequence ATGGCTCGGGGATGTTCGCGACGAAAAGCATTGGGATATATGGGTGCGCTTGGATTAGGTTCGATTCTCGGGGGATGGAATCCCGTTGCGGAAGCGAAGACGCGAAAGAAAAAACCGAATATCGTGTTTATCATGTCGGACGACCACGCGGCGCATGCGATCGGTTGTTATGGAAGCCGCATCAACCGCACGCCGAATATTGATCGCATCGCGGACGAGGGCGTGCGATTTGAAAATTGTTTTTGCACGAATTCCATCTGCGGTCCGAGCCGTGCCTGTATCCTTACCGGAAAGTACAGCCATGTCAACGGATTCAAGACGAATTCAGACAAGTTCGACGGCAGCCAACCGACCTTCCCGAAACTCCTACGAAACGAGGGATACAAAACGGCCATGATCGGTAAATGGCATTTGGTGACCGATCCGACAGGCTTTGATTATTGGAATATTTTGCCGGGGCAGGGCAACTATCATGATCCCATCATGATTGAAATGGGACGGAAGCACAAGAAACAAGGCTATGTGACCGACCTGATAACGGACTTGGCGATCGATTTCGTCCGGAAGCGTGATCGGGAAGCGCCGTTTTGCCTGATGTGTCACCACAAAGCGCCGCATCGAAACTGGCTTCCCGACGCCAAACATGCTCGGATGTATGAAGACGAAGACATCCGCGAACCGGATACTTTCAAGGATGACTACGCCAATCGTTCGCGCGCGGCCGCCGAAGCGACCATGCGCGTGAATCGCGATCTTACCCCCGAGGATCTCAAAATGGATCCACCGCCGGAATTGAGCGGCGAGGCGCTCGACCATTGGAAATACGAACGGTATATCAAGGATTACCTGCGGGTTGTGGCGTCGGTGGACGACAATGTGGGCCGGTTGCTCGATACGCTGGATCAGGAAGGACTTGCGGAAAATACGCTGGTCGTCTACACGTCCGATCAGGGCTTTTTCCTGGGTGATCACGGCTGGTACGACAAGCGATTCATGTATGAGGAATCCTTGCGGATGCCGTTTCTGGCGCGGTTGCCGGGCGTGATAAAACCTGGAAGCATCAATCGCGACATGGTGTTGAACGTGGATTTTGCGCCCACCTTTCTCGATCTGGCAAACGTGCGCGTGCCCGGTGACATGCAGGGGCGTTCATTTTTCCCAATCATGAAGGGGTGCACACCCAAGGATTGGCGCGACGCCATGTACTACCAGTATTACGAATTTCCAAGGCCGCACAACGCTTGCCCCCATTACGGCGTGCGGACGTCGCGCTACAAACTGATTCACTACTTCCTGCCCGGACACATGGATGAATGGGAATTGTTCGACCTTGAAAAAGATCCGCGCGAAATACACAGTGTTTACACCGATCCGGCCTACGCCGATATCGTGACGCAACTCAAGGGACGGCTGGCCGCATTTCGCAAGGAACTTCAGGTGCCCGAAGAGAGCACTTGA